The sequence below is a genomic window from Rhodothermales bacterium.
TCCATCGATTCATGCATACTGTTACCGCCGTACCATACCCTCGCTTTCCGTCTCGAATTGGATTTCTTTCCCGCTATTTCTGTCACATTCTGGTCGTCATGGCGCTCCTGGGCGCTGCCGCTTCGCCTGCGCTGGCTGGTGATGTCGAGGGCGAGCTCCGGGTGTGGCATCGGGTAAGCGTCACATTCGATGGACCGCAGACGAGTGAAGATGCGGCGGTCAATCCGTTTACGGATTACCGGTTGCAAGTAACCTTCACGCATGGCGCCACGGGAACGACCTACGTGGTGCCGGGCTTCTACGCCGCCGATGGCAATGCGGGCGAAACGAGCGCGACGTCCGGCGCCACATGGCGGGTCTACTTTGTGCCGGATCAGGAGGGGACGTGGACCTACACCGCGTCGTTCCGTACCGGCTCGTTCGTGGCGGTCAGCGACGACCCCAACGCCGGCGCCTCGACCTCGTTCGACGGCGCCTCCGGGTCGTTCACGGTCGATGCGACCAATAAATCCGGCGTCGACTACCGCGGCAAGGGGATGCTGCGCTATGTCGGCGGCCATCACCTCCAGTTCGCCGGCGACGGAAGCTATTTCCTCAAAACCGGCGCCGATACGCCGGAGAACCTCCTCGCCTATGCCGATTTCGACGGCACCTACGACACCGCCTGCAACGGCGACCCGATCAACGATTCCATCCACACGTTCGGTCCGCATGTCAAGCACTGGACCAGCGGCGATCCGTCGTGGAAGAGCGGGAAGGGTAAAGGGCTGATCGGCGGCATCAACTACCTGAGCAGCGCCGGCGTGAATAGCGTCTATTTTCTTACGTACAACATCGACGGCGGCGACGGCTGCGACGTCTGGCCGTGGAAGTCGGATCAGGTCCGGGACCGGTTCGACGTGAGCAAGCTGGCGCAATGGGAGCAGGTCTTCGCGCACATGGACGCCAAGGGGGTCCAGCTTCACGTGATTCTCAGCGAGCGCCAGAACGCGAAGGCCATCGGCCCGATCGGCGGTGCGGACAACAGCGGGCTCAACGACATCCGCAAGCTGTACTACCGCGAACTCGTGGCGCGTTTCGGTCACCACCTCGCGCTCCAGTGGAATCTGGGTGAGGAAAATCCAAGCTCCGACCCGCAGAAACGGGAATTCGCCGGCTATATCCGTTCGGTCGATCCCTACGACCACCCGATCACGGTGCATACCTCCGATGGCTCCGCGTTCGAGTTTTACGATGCCCTTTTCGGCGATCCATCGTTCGAGGCGACCTCGCTTCAGGCTATCGGCACGGATTATAACGCCCTCGCCATCCACCACCGCAGCCAGAGCGCCCAGTACGGACGCAAATGGGCCGTTTACGGTGACGAACAGGCTCCGAACGCCGGCAACGAACGCGCCGACGAGTTGCGCAAGGGACCCCTGTGGGGCAATCTCATGGGCGGCGGCGCCGGCGTGGAATGGTATACGGCCTTCGACCTCGCGCTGGAAGACTGGTCGCGCTTCTACATCCTGTGGAATCAGATGGGCTATGCCCGCTCCTTCTTCGAGCAGTACCTGCCGTTCCAGGATATGGAGCCCGCCAACGACATGACGGTCAATATCGATGATTACGTGCTCGCGAAGGCGGGTGACGTGTACGCCGTCTACCTCCCGAGCGGGGGGACCGCCCTGCTGGACCTGGCCGGCGTCGGCGGCGCCTACGATGTGTTGTGGTACAACCCGCGCACCGGGGGCGAATTGAAGAAAGGCACGGTAGCCAGCGTGGCCGGCGGCGCGCTCGCCACCCTCGGCCTGCCGCCGTCGGAAACGAGCAACGACTGGGTGGCGATTGTGCAGTCGACCGACGCGCCGTCGAATCTACCGCCCACCGCTTCCTTTACGTATTCAATCTCCGGAAACAATGCGTTCGAGGTAGCCTTCGACGCCTCCAAGTCCGACGACCCGGATGGATCGATTGCCGACTACAGCTGGACGTTCGGCGACGCGACCACCGGAACGGGCGAGAAGCCGAGCCACGTGTATGCCCAGGGCGGCATCTACGAAGTATCGCTGACGGTGACGGACGACAAGGGGGCTACCGCCACCGCGCTGGCCAACGTATCGGTGTCCGGTTCCACGGAGCTGAACACGGTCACGATTTCGGCGGTGACGCCGACTGCGGCGGAGCCGGGCGGGGAAGGCAACAACGGCAAGTTCCAGATCGTCCGGGTAGGCGACCTGTCCGAGTCGCTCACCGTTTCGTTCGCGATCGGGGGGACGGCGACGATGGGCGAGGACTACGAGACGTTGGATGAGTTCGTGACCCTGTCTCCGGGCGACGATGTCTCCAATTTTGCGATTCGTCCGCTGGACGACGCCGACTTTGAAGGGACGGAGACGGTGGTCGTCACCCTCACCGCCGGCGCCGGTTACCAGATCGATCCGTCCGGTCCCGATGCCCTACTCGAACTTCTGGATAACGATGCGGCCCTCGATCTTGCGCCGATCTACCGGGTCAACGCCGGCGGCAGCGCCGAAAGCGACGCCGTGCTCGTCTGGGACCGCGATACGAAAAACAAGCCGTCCGAGTACGTGAACGCCGATACGGGCGACAACGCCGTCAACCGCTATCACTTCGGGGGCGTCAACAACACCGACGCGCCCAGCGCGATCTACCAGCGGACGCGATTCGATCCGGCCGGCGGCGCCGAGATGCAGTGGGACTTCCCGGTCGACAAGTCGGGTCTCTACGATGTGCGGCTCTATTTCGCCGATACCGACAACGCCACCAGGGATCCCGGTTCGCGCGTTTTCGATGTGACGATCGAAGGCACGCTGGTGCTCGACAACTACGATGTCGTGGCCGACGTCGGTTTCGACACGGCGGTGATGAAACGTTTCGTCGTCGATGTCAGCGATGGCAATATCGATATCGATTTTGGCCATGAGGTCGACCAGCCCTTCATCAGCGCCATTGAAATCCTGCCCACGGCCGGCACGAGCCCCGGGTCCGGGATCACCGGCGACCGCGTCGTGCTCAGCCGCGCGTACGAGCAGGCTACGGATGCCGAATGGGAGCTTTATGGCGTCCCGGTCGCCACGACGTCGACCGGCATGCTGCTCGCCGAGGACGCGCAGGAAGCGCTGTCTTACGTGGGGACCTCGTACCAGGACGTGACGGCGCTGGTCGCCGGCGTGGGCTACTGGATGCGCTCCGAGGAAGATCACGTCCGCCGGCTCGACGGGTTGCGGATGGATTCGGTCCGTGTCGCCGTGCGCCCCGGATGGAATCTGATCGCCGGCCCCTCCTGCAGCATGGATGTCGCGGCCATCGACGGCAGCGAACTGCTGGTGCCGGGGACGCTCTACTCGTATCGCGGTGAGCTCGGCTATTACCCCATGCACCGGATCGAGCAGGGCCTGGGTTACTGGGTGATGGCCCACACGGGCGGCGAACTCCGCATGCGGTGCCAGACGCTCTCCATCGCCGACGAGGCCGCCGACCCGGCGGCCGCGCTCGACGCGTTCGGACGGGTATCGTTCCGCGATGCGAACGGCGCGGCGCAAGCCCTGTATTTCGATGCCGACATGCCGGCCGGCGATCTGGATCGTTTTGCCCTGCCCCCGCAGCCGCCGGGCGACGTCTTCGACGTGCGTTTTGCCAGCCAGCGGTGGGTAACGCCCGAACGGGGCGGGCTGGTGCAGGTTCGGAGCAGCGCGTTCCCGCTGGAGATCCAGCTGGACCGGCTTCCGGCCGCCGGCGCCAACTATGTGGTCACCCTGATGAAAAAGGGGCAGCCCGTGGAGGACCTTCATCTCAGCGCCGGGCAACCCGTCCTGATCGATGACTTCACGGTCGAGGCCCTCAAGATTCAACCCGCCGACCAGTGGGCGGCGACGCTGCCCGTCGCGTTCTCGGTGGAAGGCAACTACCCGAATCCGTTTGCCGACGCAACCTCCATCGTGATGGACCTGCCCGAGGGCGGCGCCGTCACGGTCGACGTGTTCGACATGCTGGGGCGACGCGTCGTGAGCCTGCCGGCGCAGACGCTGCCCGCGGGGCGCGGCCGGCGCATCGCCATCGAGGCGGCCGGGCTCGCATCGGGCGTGTACCTGTACCGCGTCGAGGCGCGGATGGATAGCCGAACCGAAACCTTCTCCGGGAAGATGATTCTTCGTCGCTGATGCGGCGCGGACGGGCGTTTACCGCTTCTTCCATGCAGAAATGATAATAGGCCGGCCCCGTTCGCGTGGGCCGGCCTTTTTTTGCCGCGCGGTTTCCGCACCTTTCAGATCTTTGTAGGGACTAGTGCGTGAAACGCGGGTCCTGCGGCGTTTGCGTGCCGCGGGTGCCCGTGTGTGTTTTCGTTTTACCAACGTTACCCTTGAGGTACAGTATGCAAAAAACGCTACCCATTGTGGCTGCGCTCCTGCTTGTCGCCGTATGCTGCGCAGGCCCGGTCCAGGCGCAATTTATGGCCAACGTCGGACTCACCAGCGAGTCCGTGATGCCGGAAAGCAGCCAGAGCCATGGCTCGCTCAGCCAGTACGCGGCGATCGCCATGCTGCCCACGCTGAATTATGCACAGACGCATGGCATGCCGGCCCTCGCCGAGTCCATGCAGGACATGCAGTACATCGGCTTTGGCCTCGCCTACGGTTCGGAGGTCGAGAAGCTCGGTCTCCAGCTCATGTACCTCTACTTCATCAGCGCCAAGCTGGGCCTGGGTGGCGACATCACCTTCTTCCTGCCGGATAAATTCAACGGGTTCGGCATCGAGACGAAGGCAAACTGGATCGCGTTCAACGTCCTTGCCCGGTACATCCTCTACCAGACGGCCACGCTCCACGCCTACGCCATGGGTGGCCTGAATCTCTCGGTAGCCCGCGTCAAGGTGGAAGGGCTGGGGCAGTCCCAGAGCAGCTCCGACTCCGAACTGGGTCTCAACGTCGGGGGCGGTCTGGCCTACGCGCTGGGCTTTGCCGCGCTGTACGCCGAACTGTCGTATGTGATCGGCAATGCGGATCAGCTGGTGCTGGCCGCCGGCTTGCGCTTCGCGCTGGGCGGCCGGTAAACGACGCCGACGACGTGTGTATCGGATGCCTGCCCGCGCAAACGGGCAGGCATCTTTTTTTGTGTTCGACCGAAGCGGTCTCGCGGGTGGCGTGTTTATCCGGGA
It includes:
- a CDS encoding malectin domain-containing carbohydrate-binding protein, which translates into the protein MALLGAAASPALAGDVEGELRVWHRVSVTFDGPQTSEDAAVNPFTDYRLQVTFTHGATGTTYVVPGFYAADGNAGETSATSGATWRVYFVPDQEGTWTYTASFRTGSFVAVSDDPNAGASTSFDGASGSFTVDATNKSGVDYRGKGMLRYVGGHHLQFAGDGSYFLKTGADTPENLLAYADFDGTYDTACNGDPINDSIHTFGPHVKHWTSGDPSWKSGKGKGLIGGINYLSSAGVNSVYFLTYNIDGGDGCDVWPWKSDQVRDRFDVSKLAQWEQVFAHMDAKGVQLHVILSERQNAKAIGPIGGADNSGLNDIRKLYYRELVARFGHHLALQWNLGEENPSSDPQKREFAGYIRSVDPYDHPITVHTSDGSAFEFYDALFGDPSFEATSLQAIGTDYNALAIHHRSQSAQYGRKWAVYGDEQAPNAGNERADELRKGPLWGNLMGGGAGVEWYTAFDLALEDWSRFYILWNQMGYARSFFEQYLPFQDMEPANDMTVNIDDYVLAKAGDVYAVYLPSGGTALLDLAGVGGAYDVLWYNPRTGGELKKGTVASVAGGALATLGLPPSETSNDWVAIVQSTDAPSNLPPTASFTYSISGNNAFEVAFDASKSDDPDGSIADYSWTFGDATTGTGEKPSHVYAQGGIYEVSLTVTDDKGATATALANVSVSGSTELNTVTISAVTPTAAEPGGEGNNGKFQIVRVGDLSESLTVSFAIGGTATMGEDYETLDEFVTLSPGDDVSNFAIRPLDDADFEGTETVVVTLTAGAGYQIDPSGPDALLELLDNDAALDLAPIYRVNAGGSAESDAVLVWDRDTKNKPSEYVNADTGDNAVNRYHFGGVNNTDAPSAIYQRTRFDPAGGAEMQWDFPVDKSGLYDVRLYFADTDNATRDPGSRVFDVTIEGTLVLDNYDVVADVGFDTAVMKRFVVDVSDGNIDIDFGHEVDQPFISAIEILPTAGTSPGSGITGDRVVLSRAYEQATDAEWELYGVPVATTSTGMLLAEDAQEALSYVGTSYQDVTALVAGVGYWMRSEEDHVRRLDGLRMDSVRVAVRPGWNLIAGPSCSMDVAAIDGSELLVPGTLYSYRGELGYYPMHRIEQGLGYWVMAHTGGELRMRCQTLSIADEAADPAAALDAFGRVSFRDANGAAQALYFDADMPAGDLDRFALPPQPPGDVFDVRFASQRWVTPERGGLVQVRSSAFPLEIQLDRLPAAGANYVVTLMKKGQPVEDLHLSAGQPVLIDDFTVEALKIQPADQWAATLPVAFSVEGNYPNPFADATSIVMDLPEGGAVTVDVFDMLGRRVVSLPAQTLPAGRGRRIAIEAAGLASGVYLYRVEARMDSRTETFSGKMILRR